The following DNA comes from Enterocloster bolteae.
GAGGCGATACGCAGGAAGATTCCCAGATTTTCGGAAATGTCCATTGCTATCATTATGTCTGCCGGGATTGGCCTGGCGGGCGTTTTGTCAGGATTTATTAAAAATGCAGCCAATTTCAACAGCTTCCTGTTTGGAAGTATTGTGGCAATCAGTAACGGGGAGTTGTATCTGGTAATCGCCGTCAGCATGGCGGTTCTGCTTATGTTTCTGCTTATGTACAAAGAACTGTTTTATGTGTCTCTGGACGAACAAAGCGCCAGGCTGGCCGGGGTGCCCGTAAAGACAGTGAACTTTCTGTTTACTGTTTTAATCGCGGTGACAGTTTCTGTCGCTGCAAGGACGGTGGGGGCTCTCATCGTCTCATCCATGATGGTGGTTCCCGTGGCCTGCGCCATGCAGTTTGGAACGAGTTACCGTCAGACGCTTATTTTGGCGGTGGTTCTGGATATTCTGTTTATGATTACAGGCTTGTTCGCTGCGTACTACCTGGGATTGAAGCCGGGCGGCACGATTGTGCTAGTGGGAGTATTGGTTTTGATACTAGTGTTTGTAGGAAAGAGAATTCTGAGATGAAAATAATTATATGAAATTGCAAAAGAGAAAAAAGCAGTACGGAACAGTAGGGAAATATTGCGGCAGGGATTTGTATATTAAAAGAACAGTTAGAGGGAGACTACAGAGAAGGATAGGCCTAAGAAGAGGTAAGAACCGATACCTCTGCCTGGCTATAATTTGCGTCTGCCTGCTGGCTACAGGCGGTCTGTTGTTTAAAATGAGAATACTTCTGGGTGATAGGGAAATATCGACCACGGCATCTGCCGCAGAGTCAGCTTCGGCTTCTGGCAAGGAAGCTTCGTCATCTCCTGGTGAGAAAGCTTCACTATCCTTATTTGACAAGACGGATGAACTGCTGGCCCAGGTGGATAGAGCCGTTTCCCAGTATGACTATGACAGGGCTGTGGAGCTGCTTGTAGGAAACGGGGCTGATAAGGAAGATCCGAGGATTGGGGAAAAACTTTCTGATATTGAAGCGGTAAAGAAAACTCTGGTGGAACAGGACATTTACCAGATTACCCATATATTCTTTCATATTCTGGTAGAAGACCCAGGAAGGACATTTCTAGACACAGCCCAGGGCAAGGGCTACAATTCTGTGATGACCACGGTTCCGGAATTTGAAGCGATCCTGACTCAGATGTATCAGAGAGGTTATGTGCTGGTCGGCATTCACGATTTGGCGGAGGTGAGTGAGGACGAAACAGGGATGGAACAGATGAGAGCGAAGAAAATCCTGCTTCCCCCGGGCAAAAAAGCATTTGTTATGAGCCAGGATGATGTCAATTACTATGAATACATGGAGGGGTCTGGCTGCGCGCGTAAAATACTTTTGGATGATCGTGGGAAACCAGTTTGCGAATACATGGATCAGGATGGAACTGTCTGGATTGGGGAATATGACTTAGTTCCCATTCTCGACCGTTTCGTGGAGGAACATCCGGATTTTAGCTACAGAGGGGCCAAGGCAATCTTGGCCCTGACTGGATATAACGGTGTCCTGGGATACCGCACCGATGAAACGTACGATCCGGCTTCTCCAAACTATGATCCAGACATGAAACCAAATCCCAATATCGAGGAAGACCGGGCCTATGTAAAAAAACTAACACAGGCACTGAAAGAGGATGGTTATGAGTTTGCTTCCCACTCCTGGGGACATCGGGATTACGGGAAAATTGACCTTGAACATATGAAAGCAGATATTGAGCGATGGGAAAAGAATGTGGCTCCTCTGCTTCCCGATCCCTGCGACATCATGATTTATCCCTTTGGATCCGATGTGGGGGACTGGAGGCCCTATACGGAAGAAAATGAAAAATACCGATACTTGCAGAGCCTGGGCTTCAGGTACTTCTGTAATGTGGATTCCAGACCATATTGGGTGGAAACAGGAGGCCAGTTCCTCCGGCAGGCCAGACGGAACCTGGACGGCTACCGGCTGTGGATGGATTATGGCTGCGGTGCAAATAGGCTGTCCGACTTAATTGATGTGAATACGGTATTTGATGCGCGCAGGCCAACACCGGTTGGATGGAAGTAAGCAATACCGGTTGGTTGGAAGCGGCCGGCAGAAAGGAGTGTATATGACGGATGTTTATGTGATATCTGGCTTTTTAGGAGCGGGAAAGACGACACTGATTAAAACCATGGTGCATTCCGCGTTCAAGAACAAGAA
Coding sequences within:
- a CDS encoding metal ABC transporter permease; amino-acid sequence: MEIFEYAFMQRAFIVGILLAAIIPCIGLVIVCKRLSMIGDALSHTSLAGVAAGLLLGLNPVLTAAAACVVAAIGIEAIRRKIPRFSEMSIAIIMSAGIGLAGVLSGFIKNAANFNSFLFGSIVAISNGELYLVIAVSMAVLLMFLLMYKELFYVSLDEQSARLAGVPVKTVNFLFTVLIAVTVSVAARTVGALIVSSMMVVPVACAMQFGTSYRQTLILAVVLDILFMITGLFAAYYLGLKPGGTIVLVGVLVLILVFVGKRILR
- a CDS encoding polysaccharide deacetylase family protein gives rise to the protein MKLQKRKKQYGTVGKYCGRDLYIKRTVRGRLQRRIGLRRGKNRYLCLAIICVCLLATGGLLFKMRILLGDREISTTASAAESASASGKEASSSPGEKASLSLFDKTDELLAQVDRAVSQYDYDRAVELLVGNGADKEDPRIGEKLSDIEAVKKTLVEQDIYQITHIFFHILVEDPGRTFLDTAQGKGYNSVMTTVPEFEAILTQMYQRGYVLVGIHDLAEVSEDETGMEQMRAKKILLPPGKKAFVMSQDDVNYYEYMEGSGCARKILLDDRGKPVCEYMDQDGTVWIGEYDLVPILDRFVEEHPDFSYRGAKAILALTGYNGVLGYRTDETYDPASPNYDPDMKPNPNIEEDRAYVKKLTQALKEDGYEFASHSWGHRDYGKIDLEHMKADIERWEKNVAPLLPDPCDIMIYPFGSDVGDWRPYTEENEKYRYLQSLGFRYFCNVDSRPYWVETGGQFLRQARRNLDGYRLWMDYGCGANRLSDLIDVNTVFDARRPTPVGWK